TGCAAATTATATCCACGTAGGTTACGATTTTTGACACTTTTCCAGCGCCGCGTCTAACGGTATTCGAAGCCATGGTTTAATTTATCTCTGGACTACAGTTATTAATGATTGGTTTTGGCCAGAGCTGCGGGCCAGGAAAGTGTTTATCGTCGGATCGATTATCAATTACATATACACAATTTTTCGGCTCTTTTTCGTCGCATTCATTGGGGCTTGTGATTAATTGACCGTTAGCAAGTTGTCATTTTGATTGCGTTTTAATGCGGCGCCGAACTTTCAATTATTAGGTAAACCAAATTGCGCCAAATGTCGCAGAAAAGGTGAGGTAACAGCCCTCGAGCTAGACAGCTTAGCCATTTagtatttcaaaattaaagcaaacagtcgaattaaaaaataaactttacaTAAATTGTTTCCCACGTTTCAAAGAACTCGTATACCGAATAAACAATGAAAGTGTTAATTTCGCTGTTGTAGCTCAACTGGTTCTGGCGACATTTTTGCACattcaataaaattgaattggatttaaattttaattaggcTTAAAAATTAGCGCGATCTGAAGAATGCTTTCATTGTTTTGTCTTTCTAAAagaatatgtatttatggcTGTGGACACTgtcttaataaaataatgctATGTTAGCTATGTCTTAATAAATTGACTTAATAATGTAATGTTTACCATGTCTGCTCTTGTAATAAATCATTCACGCAATTCAtagattattttaataatttgaacTCAAATAAGTTACAAGCTGAGGTATTTATTTCTGcctttttcatattcatatttggATAATCTTAACGAAAACTTAAGAAGTTTGGATTTAACAAACGAAGAGTGGTTTTTAAGTGAAGTGAATCTTAAGCAACAGGTTTTTTGACCGATTGAATTATATTCCGAAACCACATATTCCTAGTTTCCTGATGAGATCACCTAGAACCACCGCCACTCACCTTTTGGAACAATGTGAGCGATCTTCGCCGGATTCCGGAGGTGCTTCGTACCGCATTCAAATTGGACCAATTGGGGCAGAGTTACCAACTGGCGTGCTGATCTCGTTAGAATCTAAGCTCGTTTCTTTCCGTGTTTTTCGGGTTTTCAGATGGCAGACGGAGCGAGACGCGGGCAGGCACTTGGTATGGGTACAGATATGGATGAAGGTATATATAGGTATGGGTCTGGTTATAGGTACTAGGCGGGGGTACTTGTTGCTCTCTCGGaccccaaaaccgaaaccaaaaccaaaacctcCGATCTGGACGATGGCCAGAAAATGGAAACGCGATTAGGGGCAGGCGAAAAGGGTATGGGTACACAAAAAAGATGCAGAGCCAGCAGCACggaatatgaaaaaaaacgaaaacaatgcCAGAAAAATCAACATGCACACACTGACACCAAGAATATGTATCTTAAAACTGGTTTAAGATTTGTCGGGGATTTGCTGGCTCGGCCGcatcgagtgtgtgtgtctatggGAGCGCTGTTTGTACTTTCCAATAACAAATCCCACTTCTTGTTTGGCTCTTTGAAAATACGCACACACGGATATTATTTCCACTCAGAATCCTATTCCGAAACAACTGTTGCACCTCGGTGGCAGATTCAAACCCGAACAGATCTGTAGGATGCAAGGATCCATCACCCACTCACTTTGCAGGGAGCACTTGCGGTCGTTATCGCATTTCCAaatatgtgtgttttttgtattcaaactACCGGCACACGAGTCGGCCGATCGCCGTttcaaaaacattcaattCCAAACACCGACAACCGAGCGAACGCACGAACCTCCCGCGACATCCGCAAAATACAAACTGAGTCGGAACCAAACGACACCGAATGCTGGCTAGAGATGGCAAGATGCCGCACTGGCGAATAGGGGTGGGATCGTGAGGCTACTTGATTTCATAGCACTGTAACTCACTCACGAACATCGCACGAAGTATTGGGCGATCCCGAACTTTGTTtaagaaataaacattttgtgaAACTCCAACGGCATTTATTCAAATCAATGGAAAAATAGTTTCCATTCCCTATTTTCCCTGAGCCAAGTTATGTGCCACGATAAGTGGAATATCCAAAGGGATTGAGCAACAAAGGAATGTGATAGTTCTGGTTCTCACTGCAATCCACAATCAAGTCGATCGCTGGATACAGGGTCTTCACATTGCGCTCTGCGTAATAGGCGCCCACGTGAAAGGTCAGCTTGTAGATCCCGCTGGGGAATTGACCAGGTTGCAACAGCAGACAGCGACCATCCGCATCAGTTTGGGCCGCCCGAAGAGATCTCCACTCCTGAATCTCATCCAGCCTGGAAACCGTTACTCTCACATTGGCTGCCGCCTTTCCCACTGATGTATCCTAAAGGGGGAAACGAAAAGGTATTTTcgtataaatacaaataaaattataaatataaagttgAATATAGGTTACCAATATGTGGGTAGAAAACTTTCGCGCTTCCATCCTGAGGGCAACTTTAAGACTAAATATTGCAGGTATCTCTGGTATCTCAGCAGATAGCAAAAGCTGCAGATTATGATAATGTTTATCTTAAtctttgattgcattttgcattagGCTTTGAAAAGTACTGATAAGTGGGATGCCAAAATTGTAAGACAGAAATCTTTAGAAGAATAAATCAGAACGATCTTTGGGGAAAGCGtattccaaataataggttgAATAAAACATaaggttttaaaaatataaaaatcgtTTGATATTCAGTATTTGTTTAAAGTATTAGTAACTTCGACATTGATAAGAGCTGGTCACACTACCCGGCTCGTTTGAACTGCACGTGTTGACTATTTCGTTAGGTAGTGCAAACTGAGTTGAAATTTACCCATAATGGCTGAGGAAGGACCACCAGAGCCGAGCATTGACTTTGTCCCAGCTCTTTGCTTCGTACCACGCGGCGTGGCCAAGGATCGCCCCGACAAGATCGTGCTGACGCAGGCGGAGCTGGCCAGGATTATCGGTGATACGCAGCAGGAATTGGACGAGGAGAGcgccgacgaggaggaggatggcGAAAATGACGCGGAGGACCATAACGACATGGATGTGGACGACCACGAGGATGCCAACAGTGAGAACCGCAATCCGCAGGACGAGTTCCAATTCCAGGAGTATGACAACGAGGCGAATGCCAATGTCACCAGTCTGGCCAACATCGTGGACGCTGGCGAGCAAATCCCCGATGAGGACGAAGACTCGGAGGCCGAGGACGAGGTGATCAAGCCCAGCGACAACCTTATTCTGGTGGGTCACGTGCAGGACGACGCCGCTTCCATGGAGGTGTGGGTGTTCaaccaggaggaggaggctcTCTACACCCATCACGATTTTCTGCTGCCCAGCTTTCCCTTGTGCATTGAGTGGATGAATCACGACGCGGGCAGCGAAAAGGCGGGCAACATGTGCGCCATCGGCTGCATGGATCCGATCATCACCATCTGGGATTTGGACATCCAGGACTCTATCGAGCCCACCTTTAAGCTGGGTTCTAAGGGCAGCCGCAAGCAGAACAAGGAGCAGTTTGGACACAAGGATGCCGTGCTGGATCTCTCTTGGAACACCAACTTTGAGCATATTCTGGCCAGCGGCTCTGTGGACCAAACTGTAATTCTGTGGGACATGGACGAGGGCCAGCCTCATACCACCATTACTGCCTTTGGTGAAAAGGTTCAGTCGCTGGAATTCCATCCGACAGAGGCCCAAAGCATCCTAACCGGCTGTGCCGATGGATTTGTGCGACTCTTCGATTGCCGCGACTCTGAAGGCGTCAACTCGTCCAGCATTCAGTGGAAAGTTGACGGTGAGGTGGAGAAGGTCCTGTGGCATCCCACTCAGAACGACTACTTCATCGTGGGCACCAACGATGGCAGCTTGCACTACGCCGACAAACGTTCTCCTGGCCAGCTGCTGTGGTCCGTAAAGGCCCACAACGAAGAAATCTCCGGTGTGTGTTTCAACAACCAGATGCCCAATCTGCTGACCTCCACCTCCACGGAAGGCACCCTGAAGGTGTGGAACTTTGATGGCACAGAGGCAAAGCACGTCTACGAGCACGAGTTCAACATGGGCCGCTTGCAGTGCATGCGCCAGTGCCCCGAAGATCCCTACACCCTGGCCTTTGGCGGGGAGAAGCCTCCGCGCTGCGCGATCTTTAACATCAAGAACTCGATAGCCGTGCGCCGGACGTTTGGAATCGCTGACGCGGAGTAGGTAAATCGTCCAGATACGTATTTATCTGTGTATATCTATGCTTTATAtgacttttaaataaatatgaattaaatGTAAGGACCCTAATGATCGActtttatgttaattaaaatttattgataAGTTGTGCATATATGCACTTTACACTTTTCtgcttaaaaaaataatagacATTTCAGGGGGATGGGGCACAAGCGGAATACAAAACATTAACCCTAAACATTCCGAGCATTTCTTAAGACTACATTACGTATACCAAATAAGCTTAAATGTGCTCCTAACTCTTGAATAGACCCACGCACATCAGGAGATTTCGGCGTGTAAAGTGCAGGGTAACGAATGGCGAGTTCTTGCTGGGGAACGTCCGCATTAGGTAGACGTCCTCGTCGTTCTCATCCTGGTGGTGCGACACAGTTATGTGATTGCTGATATAGTCTTCGGTGACCTTGTGGAAGTCCCACAGAGTTAAGTTGTTATCCAAGCCGGCTGCAGCCAGGACTGTTCCATCGCGACTAAAGGTGATTGTGGACACAGTGTTCGTGTGCCTCAGAAGGGTGGTGACCAGTGATCCGTTGGACAGATCCCAGATGATGATGTTGTGGTCTACGGAACCCGAGGCCAGATACCGTCCGCAGGCGGAGAAGGCCAGAGAACTCACCGATCCCTTGTGGCCCGTCATTAGGCGCACCGACTGACCAGTCATGTTGTCCCACAGGCGTACCGTACGATCGCTAGAGCCGGTGGCCACATAGttggaattgggatgaaaTTGCACACAATCCACGTCCGACAGGTGACCCACGAAGACTCGCAACGCTTGATTGGAATCCGTGGCCCATAGACGAGCGGTTTTATCGTAGGAGCAAGAAACAAAGTAGTATCCATGCGGCGCAAAGCGCACATCCCACACCGGGTAAACGTGCCCGCGGTAGGTGACCACACAGGACCAGGTAAGCAGGGACCACAGCCTTATAGTACTGTCCTCGGAACATGAGAGCAACAGGTTCATCTCAGGTGCAAAGGCACAGCGGTATACGGGTCCGGTGTGACCCAAAAAGCTTCTGGTTACCTCACCGCTTCGGTCATCCAGCATGCGCACATTGATGTCCGCCGATTCCTTGTCCAGTTCGCGAAGGGCATCTGCATCCTTAAGCGCACGCAGCTTGGCGGGCGTCAATGACCAAATCCTCACACTCGAGTCTCCAAATCCACAGGCCAGCATCGTGGAATCGTCTGAAATCTCGGCACAGGTTACGCCCTGATGGGAATTGAGCACCGTGTAAAAGACGGCAGAGGGCAGTTGATCCTTGCTGAGGGCTAGCCGCTTGCTGGCTTCCCTGAGAGCTTTAAGCTTTAGCAACTTGTCCGAATCCTTCAGTTCCGGCAGGGGAATTCTGTCGATGGATGGAGCATTCGGATCCGACTTGGACTTTTTCGACAGCAGGGGAtcctttttcggctttttctttttcggacGATCCGGGGCATCCGGatcatcgtcctcctcctctggTGCCGGCGCTGGAGTGGTTAGAGTCTGAAAGTCCACCTCCTTGAGCAGTCCGTAGTACACCCGCATCTTGTTGTCCTGTCGCTTGGCCTCTCCGATGTGCGAGCCAGCGGTGGCGACGCACTGCAGCTTGTTGCGTGCCATGCCTTCGTAGGTGTCGAAATGCAAGTACTTGGAAACAATGTCTGCCACAACTTCCTGCCGGCGATCCTGGATGTGTCGCTTGAACAGAGAGTGCGAGTCCCTGGACATGCGAATGACAAACTTATCCTGCTCCATGGCGACTACGAGGTCATTCTCAAGCAGCTCCTCCGGCTTGGACAGCAGAAGTAGGCTGAATAGACCCTCTATGTAATAACCGTCGAGATCGCATTTGTACTTCTCAATGAATTCTTTGGCCTTTTCCCTCAGTCCACTGGCTAGGATCTTGAAGTAGATCTGCACCAAAATGGGGTACAGTACCATGGACAGCTCATGCTTGTATATGTCCAGGGATTCCTCAACGAAAGTGCGCAGCTCCTTGTATGCCTGCTCATAATGCTGGGCATCAAAACTGTCGTCGCCGATGAACTTGGCCAGTGCCTCTGCAGCATTGGCCTCCGTCACCGCGGACTGCTTATGAGGCTGCGCCGGAGATGGAACATGTTTCCGCTCCCGATTGGCGTCTCCAACACCCAGAGCTGCGCCCAGCACCTGCTGAACATCACTTTCGCTGATTTCCGACAAATCCGCACTGCTCACATTCGCCTCTTGGCAGAGCAGCTCCTCCGTGCTCTTCAGCTGGTACTTCTTGATGAGTTTCAGCAGGCACAGCAACTCACGCTTGTCGTGGGACGATTGAGTACCGTTTCCCCCGTTGATATTGCTCATTTCCAGACTCATTTTCgctgaaaatttaatatttggaaCCTGTGTACTATTTTGTTGTGCGTGGATGTGTGTGACCAGATTAGCAGCGGCTTAAAACGCTTAAgtgtataataaaatatactgAAATGCTACAAGTACAGCCAAAATATACAGTAAATACTGGCGTTACTggattataaattataatacaatatttaataaattacttaGCTTTTTACCAATGATAATCATTTTTGATTTAGATATAAGGATATAAATATGATTACTATTATGCAAGCTACGACGAATTTAAATTCATGTATAGATTAGGAGGGCTTACTGTGGACAGCTGACTGAATACTTTTAGTATTTTTTAAGCTAATATATTACCAGAATCAAAACATTCGTAATGAAGAGGAGAGTAATTGTGAAAAAGGTAAAATCTAAAGTAACCGGTCAAAACAGCGAGCTAATTTTTAAAGCAGAGGGTAAAATATGCTATGCATTAACAGAATTAACTTGCCATTGCGTATTTCAGTGTATTTGTCTGGCGCCTACCCTCCAACTCCTTGAACTTTGACACCGCCTCCTCGAAATTAACCCTTGTACTCGTgctttctgttctgtttttgtccatatttattgtatgaaatgaatgaaaatgaagatGCGGTAGGTcaataacaaatatattaaCCCTATTAGCTAATGTCGTGATCGATTTTCGCAGAAAAAAGTCGTCGGCAAGCGGAATTCGGTGTCGTTCGATCAACAAGATCCCGGACAGCCGAGATTCAGCTTCTCTGGAAGAGTACAGGAGCTAGTCGAGGGCTATAATTCGGCCATACAGCTGCTGGCGCCCAAGTGGCCCTGGTTTCTCTACCCCGGATATCTGACATACGCCGTATACTGGCGTTACGCCAAATATTACAAGGGCAAGTTGCTGCTGACCCCCATTCCGAACCGCCTCTACGATCTGCTGATCAAGAACGAGCTGATCAAGTCGGAGCACCTAGTGTTTGCCAGCCAGGAGGTGTACGACAACTATGCGGAATCGCCGGACGTCAACTTTGTCAACTTGGTCATCCGCGGGAGGAGGGTAAGGATCGGTAAGCCGTTAGCTTCAGATGAAGGAAATACGACCCAAACGGTTATCAAGCAAATGCTTCAGGAGGCGCCGCATACCATTGTGGCCCAGATCCTGCCGGCTGTCCAGTGCCAAGCCAATTGTCTGTATGTTCAGGTGGGTATCGAGtataagtaaattaaatatatgttatAATTCTATGTTTGGTACACTTATAGGAGAACTTCTACGGCAACATATTGGATCGCTTTCGAATCCGCTCCAACTGTTGGGTGCAGGTGGAGCATTTTGCCGACGAGCAGACAATACCTGGAATAGCAACCAAAGCTCACGTGTACTTAATCGCGGATGCCCACGAACTTCCCGCCGAACTGACAGAGATTATCCTGAGCAACTATTTTAATACACCTCGACTCATGCATCGTGGACATACCTACCGCATTGAGGTCAACGCGGAGTTGGTGGGCACTGCGACTTATGCCCACTATTACCTGATATTCGCTCATCTAAGCCACGTCCACTTAAAATGTATTCACTTGGAGACGAAGGGCAGCGAGTTCGAGCTGCAAGCGGTTGTAGCCAAAAACTTTAGCAACCTCGTTCAAGTACCGGCATCTCACAGCTTCCTACCTCGTCAAATGCTTGACAGCATGGCCATCGTTGAGAACTACCCAAGTGGTCTGCGAAAGCCTTATAAACTGTTGCGCTCCTCGGTAGATGCCTTCCTGCCAAAGAAGTCCTCCTGCCTGTCCTCAAAGCACATCTTTCCTGTGTTCCTGCTTCATGGCGAGCGAGGATCTGGCAAATCGAAGCTCGTGAACGCCGTAGCCCAGGAGTTGGGAATGCATATTTACGGAGCAGACTGCGCCGAGATTGTTTCGCAAGTTCCCTCCCACACGGAGATGAAGCTAAAGGCCGTATTCGCCAAGAGCCAAGTTTGCGAACCGCTTATGATTTGTTTCCACAACTTCGAGGTAAGAGTTTTTCTTCAGTAAATTTACAGATTTTGTACAacttatatttttagatatttggCATAGACAACGAGGGCAATGAGGATTTGCGTCTGCTTTCCGCCTTCCACGTGCAAGTCCAGGAACTCTTCAACAGGGACCGCAAGCATCCGATTGTAGTGGTGGCTTTGACTAGCGACAGACACCTCAAACCAATGATACAAGGACTTTTCCTGGAGATTATAAACATTGATATGCCCAGCAAGGAGGAGCGATTCGAGATTCTTCGTTGGATGCACGTGCGCGAGACTTTCAACGATGTAATCTACAACCAGAAGGCCATCGAGCAATTGCCCTTGTTCTCGCGGGAAAATCAGTCGCAGTTCATGTCACGCATTTCTCCCAGTTGGAGGCAAACGCTCAATGTCCTGCAGGACGTGTCTGCAAAGTCACAGGGCTTTTTGCTGGGCGATCTACAGTTGCTCTACGACAACGCGGTTCGCATGAAGATTCGCAATAGGTTGGGTAGGAGCACCCTGGATATGTCCCACTTTGCCAAGAACCTTACCGACATGCAGAGCTCTTTCGCGGACAGTTTGGGTGCGCCCAAAGTACCGAAGGTTTATTGGTCGGATATAGGTGGTTTGGCCAAGCTTAAAGATGAGATCCAAAGCAGCATCGGCCTGCCGCTTAAGCATGTTCACTTAATGGGCAAGAATCTACGAAGATCGGGAATCCTGCTTTACGGTCCCCCAGGAACAGGAAAAACACTGGTGGCCAAGGCTGTCGCCACCGAGTGCAACTTGAGTTTTCTTTCTGTTCAAGGTCCTGAGCTATTAAACATGTACGTGGGCCAGAGCGAGCAGAATGTGCGCGAGGTCTTCTCCAGGGCTCGTTCTGCGGCGCCTTGTGTGCTCTTCTTGGACGAACTGGATTCCCTGGCTCCCAATCGAGGTGTGGCTGGTGATTCTGGTGGTGTAATGGATAGGGTGGTGTCGCAGCTCTTGGCGGAAATGGATGGAATGAGCGATGGCGACACTAGCAAACCCATATTCATTCTGGCCGCCACCAATCGCCCCGATCTTATTGACCCCGCTCTCTTGCGTCCCGGTCGCTTTGACAAGCTTTTCTACGTGGGACCCTGTTCAACTGCCGAAGACAAGGCAGCCGTTCTGCGTGCTCAAACCCAGCGATTCGCTTTGGAAGCCGGGGTGGACATGGAACAGATTGCCGAGCGTTTGAAGAGTGAAATGAGCGGAGCAGATCTGTACTCCATCTGCTCGAATGCATGGCTCTCGGCTGTGAGACGCACCATAGACGGACACTTGAGTGGAGCAATAACAGAGAAGGAACTGGTGCCAGAGAACGTAATCGTGCAGGTGGAAGACTTTACGAAGTCTTTCAACAAGTTTGTACCCTCGATCAGCGCCAAGGATCTGGAGTATTTCAACAACCTTAAGGCTTCTTACAGTGTCTAAATTATGCGCAGCTGGTTAACTAGTTCTAAGAGTGAGTTTTTTACAGacatttttcgttgtttttcaATAAACCCGTTGATAGTTCACAATTCCCAGCGAGCTTCCACTCGTTTGAACCATCCGAAGGTGGAACTCTCATATGAAATAGGAACCAGCGTGTTGGAGGGCGACTCTAATTACTTCGGAAGACAGCAGGAGGTACGTGATCCCAATTAACCTTTGGGAAGTGGGTTCTTATCATTCCGGACAAAACTTCGCCCCATGCAGAGTAGGAAAACTGCGTCTTCTGATTTAAATGATCCCTGCGATGATCTGCACTCTATAATCTCGGGCTGATGAGGGATTCATTATCTATTTCAGCCGGCAGACAGCGTGCTTATCGCGATTCCCCGGTTTATAGACTCTGCCGGGCGAAAGCTGTTGATGCCGGCACCTAATCTCAGTGGGTTCAGTGCGAGTCTGGGAGGTGCGTCAAGAGGTGTTGCCAAACATTGTATATTTCCATTCCCCTGTTATATAACGGCCATGGCTTTGGTGTGCGTGGAGGACTTTGAGAAAAAGGCTGCTGGGCAACTGGAGAAGAATGCCCTGGACTACTACCGCAGCGGCGCCGGTGAGCAGTTCACTTTGGGACTGAATCGCGACGCCTTCCGCCGGCTCCGTTTGCGGCCTCGCTGTTTGAGAGATGTCTCCCGCCTGGACATTAGTTGCAAAATCTTCGGAGAGCAGATGAAGTGGCCTTTGGGCATAGCTCCGACGGCTATGCAGAAGATGGCCCATCCGGAGGGCGAGGTAGGCAATGCCAGGGCGGCCGGAAAAGCCGGCTCCATCTTTATACTCAGCACACTGTCCACCACTTCGCTGGAGGATTTGGCAACTGGCGCCCCGGACACCATCAAATGGTTCCAACTATATATCTACAAGGATCGGTGAGATACtagtatttatatatctattcTATAGTAAAAACTATCAACTTAAAATACAGTACCATCACGGAAAAACTGGTGCGCCGTGCCGAGAAGGCCAACTTCAAAGCGCTCGTCCTGACTATCGATGCCCCTATTTTCGGACACCGTCGAGCCGATGTGCGCAACAACTTCAGCCTACCATCGCACCTGACATTGGCCAATTTCCAGGGCGTTAAGGCTACTGGAGTGGGCAATGCCGCAATGGGCGCCTCAGGCATAAATGCGTACGTCTCTAGCCAGTTTGATCCAACCATCACCTGGAAGGATATTGCCTGGCTGAAGAGTATCACTCATCTGCCCATTGTGGTGAAGGGAGTTCTGACTGCCGAAGATGCTGTGTTGGCCCAGGAGTTTGGATGCGCCGGACTCATTGTTTCCAACCACGGAGCCCGCCAGATCGACACGGTTCCGGCCTCGATCGAAGCCCTGCCGGAGATCGTAAAGGCCGTGGGAGAGAATCTGGTGGTTATGCTGGACGGAGGCATCATGCAGGGCAATGATATCTTCAAGGCTTTGGCTCTTGGAGCAAAGACTGTCTTTGTGGGTCGTCCAGCTGTCTGGGGTTTGGCCTACAATGGACAGAAGGGCGTGGAAGAGATGCTGAGTGTGTTGAGAAAGGACTTCGAGATCACCATGGCGCTGATTGGTTGCCAAACTTTGGGAGACATCACGTCGGCAATGGTGGTGCATGAGAGTCAATATGCCAAGCTATAAATCAGAAACGTTTTAGTGTAGATACATAAAACTTATCAAACTTgcttttataaattcaataaacatgtcaataaaaataaacttaaaacatATTCTAGCAATTAACATCTTTATCGGTTTCCTCAGGTGATCATATTAATtaagatttttaaatgtttagaTGTCAGTcattttagaaatataaagtcatattaACATACAACatctttataaaattatatcaACAATGGAATTTCTAATAGCGTATACAATGTTTGGTTATTTAAACACCTGCTTTGCATATTAGTTTACAGAGTCTTTTTAAGCTCTTTTCAAATCAACAGTTTCCTAATGAAAGAGATAATTGcgagttttaaattaatataaattacttAAATGACGAAACACAATTTTTGAGTGAGTGATAACAGAAACGGTAGATAATCGTCCGATAGCAATGCTCGAGTTAATCGATGAGTGTGCGAACTCGCAGCTATCGCAAAACTCCCATCTCTAAGAGGCATGTACATAtaggaaaaaattaacaaaacgcGAGTCGATTAAAATACAATGCTAGACGGCTGGTACTGTAGATCCCTGGCCAACCAGGAAGATGGCGCTATCAAGGACGAGCCCCCGAGCGACGATGAGCCCCAACCGCCCGCCAGAGATCGTGTCCCGCCAATTTCCCGAGGAGCAGCACCCGCTAGCTCATCCTCGGTTTCCGCGGGCCTGGGAGCGGGCGAAACCGACTTTAAGGAGCGCTACAAGAACCTGAAGAAGAAGCTGAAGTTCCTCATATACGTAAATATCTAAAGTTGAACTTGGCCAACGGCAAGTCACAGCTTTTTGTGTTTACAGGAGAACGAGTACTTCCAGGATCTGTTGCACACCAACCAACGGCGTCTGCTAAAGGTTTCCCGGGATCGCACCTTCTTGCTGGACCGTCTGCTGCTGTACGAGAAGCCGGCCAAGGACTCCAGCGACTCGGATGCCACCGACAGCTCCGATTCGGAGCCAGCATCAACGTCAGGTGCGGCCGGGGGATCGCAGATATCAAAGGACGCTATTCGGCGCAAGCACAAAGACAAGGGGGCACCGGGAATACCAGGTGTGCCTCCGCACATGCCCACTGTGGGCGCCACACGAGGACGAAGACGGAAAATCCTAACCGGAATGTTGCCCGCGAACCATGGAATCACAGCAATCGCTGCCAAAAAACAACTTACCGCTACAGTTTCACCTTCGCAGCAGCCACTGCAACTCCACAGTGCTCCAAAGGAGGTGTCGCCTGGCTTCAGCCAAGCTGAGATTGCCCGCCAGCTGCAGGAGCGACGACCCAACCCGTTGGAGCTCATGAGTCCGGAGTGTACTTCGGCCACCGTCCCCACTACAATGCTCAGCGATGAGAGCCCCTCTAAGTGGTAATAAGATGTACCCTTTTCACATTGGCTCATCAATCTAATAATCGTGTTTTCTTAGTTATCCTAATGAGAGCCTGCAGCATCTGATGGAGGACGACTCTCACTCGCACGAGGTGGCCGCCGAGGAGTGCGTGCCCATGGAGTACACAAGTT
This sequence is a window from Drosophila teissieri strain GT53w chromosome 2R, Prin_Dtei_1.1, whole genome shotgun sequence. Protein-coding genes within it:
- the LOC122614003 gene encoding INO80 complex subunit E; the encoded protein is MLDGWYCRSLANQEDGAIKDEPPSDDEPQPPARDRVPPISRGAAPASSSSVSAGLGAGETDFKERYKNLKKKLKFLIYENEYFQDLLHTNQRRLLKVSRDRTFLLDRLLLYEKPAKDSSDSDATDSSDSEPASTSGAAGGSQISKDAIRRKHKDKGAPGIPGVPPHMPTVGATRGRRRKILTGMLPANHGITAIAAKKQLTATVSPSQQPLQLHSAPKEVSPGFSQAEIARQLQERRPNPLELMSPECTSATVPTTMLSDESPSKCYPNESLQHLMEDDSHSHEVAAEECVPMEYTS